The sequence TCCCGATCTGGGAGCAGAAGACCGGCCTCGCCGAAGGCGGACCCACGCAGGTGATGCGCATGGAGCACCGGCAGGTCGGGGAGCTGTTGGAGGCCATTCACGAGAAAGTGAAGGAGCGGAATCCGGAAAGCGACCAGGAGGAAGAGCGGCTGCTGGCGGTCCTCGCTTCACACAACGTGAAAGAGGAGCGGATTCTCTATCCGGCGATCGACAAGGTTCTGGAGGACAGCGAGCGGGCCTCCCTCTTCAAGGCCATGAAGGAGATGCCGAGTGAAC comes from Nitrospirota bacterium and encodes:
- a CDS encoding hemerythrin domain-containing protein, which encodes MRESFEQDHERLDALFTSFQKLKRSDYSKAKEAFKQFKFGLQRHIVWEEDLLFPIWEQKTGLAEGGPTQVMRMEHRQVGELLEAIHEKVKERNPESDQEEERLLAVLASHNVKEERILYPAIDKVLEDSERASLFKAMKEMPSERYEVCCGHG